One window of the Mytilus galloprovincialis chromosome 14, xbMytGall1.hap1.1, whole genome shotgun sequence genome contains the following:
- the LOC143058122 gene encoding uncharacterized protein LOC143058122 codes for MDNHNDLRFLSIKLYHYLSDVVVGSEKVVKYRRYFYKCYDDIWNLEDYRIISSGSRAEGLDFSGSDLDLMCLIGTYVVNEKQGNTQDKRLILDTDNALPGFALIRITDDSVPVGNINNVTQTVDGLLLNNNYLKQTILEDMNAYYECCVTTQILNMDFKTLFKIQGPAMSTALKGTMDIDFVNCLPCREWPSIAKRWLLRNRCGRWISSDLITEAIHEGVLLVPVGSKSPSSEENNTEWRFSFSLTEKLLVHSFNHSQLLCYALLKIFLKEIIDKVNIFNKLLCSYYMKTVLFWVLEEVDQSYWVPENLMHCFSLCLQRLYYFILCNYIPNYFIPQHNMIEGRFSEKVREQLEIFIGKCLIGNIWNILLSLDLLSDLRRRNCYTSISKTEHAISEFDKTMIALKIPDFIQIFEDLLSRSMSFFAYRIQNEYCPTFVKNIYAIALLDFCKRNATLIKIRAVNSQHNSNKHYYSQYKQCLFNLLLNVNGDVVLGWLLVASFYYTCQEYRKMNVILQLSEEILSRDLYTVSLWVDISAVKGTLSENSLVSSRQFLKRLRHSLIRSFFIEKNEQNDDSFIFHEDLCISGIHFFIGSPKVFIRYLTFLYFHKHKNTEEINRALLLLQEAVEESPQFDSCSKTADFSFLSRALLLIGGYEMEYIDTCRRMFSAAKHLDSFDIFSVIKAEFEVECKRYLNG; via the coding sequence ATGGATAATCACAATGACCTACGATTTTTATCTATCAAGCTATATCACTACCTTTCTGATGTTGTTGTTGGATCTGAAAAAGTGGTCAAATATAGAAGATACTTTTATAAATGCTATGACGACATCTGGAATTTAGAAGACTACAGAATAATCAGTAGCGGTAGTAGAGCAGAGGGTCTTGATTTTTCAGGTAGTGACCTAGATTTGATGTGTCTGATTGGTACCTACGTGGTTAATGAAAAGCAAGGGAATACACAGGATAAACGCCTGATTCTAGACACGGATAATGCTCTGCCAGGTTTTGCCTTAATAAGAATTACTGATGATAGTGTTCCTGTAGGCAATATTAATAATGTCACACAGACAGTTGATGGACTACTCTTAAACAACAACTATCTAAAACAGACGATTTTGGAAGATATGAATGCATATTATGAATGTTGTGTCACTACTCAAATACTGAATATGGATTTTAAAACTTTGTTTAAGATACAGGGTCCAGCAATGTCTACTGCACTCAAAGGAACTATGGACATTGATTTCGTCAATTGCCTTCCCTGTCGTGAATGGCCTTCAATTGCAAAACGTTGGTTACTCAGAAATAGATGCGGCAGATGGATTTCATCAGATTTGATAACAGAGGCAATACATGAAGGTGTGTTATTAGTACCAGTAGGAAGTAAGTCTCCTTCTTCTGAAGAAAACAACACTGAATGGAGATTTTCATTTTCTCTAACTGAAAAACTGTTAGTTCACTCATTCAACCACAGTCAGCTGTTGTGTTATGCCTTGCTGAAGATTTTTCTTAAAGAGATCATtgacaaagtaaatatttttaacaaactgTTATGTTCATATTACATGAAAACGGTTCTTTTTTGGGTCTTAGAAGAAGTCGATCAGTCATATTGGGTACCAGAAAACTTGATGCATTGCTTTTCTTTATGCTTACAGCGActgtattatttcattttatgtaaCTATATTCCAAATTATTTCATTCCTCAACATAACATGATTGAAGGAAGATTTTCAGAAAAAGTAAGAGAACAGCTTGAAATTTTTATAGGAAAATGTTTGATAGGAAATATATGGAACATACTGTTGTCGTTGGATTTACTTTCTGATTTACGACGTAGAAATTGCTATACTAGTATATCGAAGACAGAACATGCTATTTCAGAATTCGATAAAACCATGATCGCTCTGAAAATCCCTGACTTTATACAAATCTTTGAAGATCTGCTATCCAGATCAATGAGTTTCTTTGCTTACAGGATTCAAAATGAGTATTGTCCCACTTTTGTCAAAAACATCTATGCAATTGCGTTACTAGACTTCTGTAAACGTAATGcaactttaattaaaattcgTGCAGTAAATTCACAGCACAACAGTAATAAGCATTATTACTCTCAATATAAACAATGTCTCTTCAATCTCCTCTTAAATGTAAACGGCGATGTTGTATTAGGTTGGTTACTGGTTGCATCATTTTACTACACTTGTCAGGAATATCGTAAAATGAATGTTATACTTCAACTTTCGGAAGAGATTTTATCTCGTGATTTATATACGGTGTCTCTCTGGGTGGATATATCTGCAGTCAAAGGAACTCTTTCTGAAAACAGTTTAGTTTCAAGTAGACAATTCCTTAAAAGGCTAAGACATTCGTTGATCAgatctttttttattgaaaagaatGAACAAAATGACGACAGTTTTATATTTCACGAAGACCTGTGCATTTCcggaatacatttttttataggaTCACCAAAAGTATTTATACGCTATCTTACATTTCTATATTTTCACAAACATAAGAATACAGAAGAAATAAACCGTGCTTTGCTGCTTTTACAGGAAGCTGTAGAAGAATCCCCGCAGTTTGATAGTTGTTCCAAGACCgcagatttttcttttttgtcacgTGCACTGTTATTAATTGGTGGTTATGAAATGGAGTATATCGATACATGTAGAAGAATGTTTTCCGCTGCAAAACATCTTGATTCTTTCGATATATTTTCAGTTATAAAGGCAGAATTTGAAGTAGAATGTAAGCGTTATTTGAATGGATAA